In the genome of Triticum urartu cultivar G1812 chromosome 5, Tu2.1, whole genome shotgun sequence, one region contains:
- the LOC125511551 gene encoding metalloendoproteinase 4-MMP-like, which yields MAQQVATKLKLKVKAPSEKRRGHAASSNQRTPHVHILLLLFPSIIICLLVCAAWPNTSRPSTRHSSSFSSSLYANLQSKWESGQSTHTRTHARAPMSSSSALPLPLPFFFLHLLLLLFPPCCTGCSRHLLLHAGANSSSSSSLADMLQVQAGDGANVTDGLRRYLARFGYASVPDDADGQLVVRLYQSTLGLPVTGRLDNRTLDLLATPRCGVPDLHLQPNATARFAFFEGQPRWARQPGHFLLTYAVVSSSPPYQPLPLPRKAVRRAFRRAFARWARVIPVRFRETRDYNMADVRVGFLAGDHGDGEPFDGPLGVLGHAFSPPSGQLHLDAAERWAVGDMADADAGAVDLESVATHEIGHVLGLAHSSVPDAIMYPSLKPRTRKTELTLDDVRGVQALYGSNPRFSLSSLSEPDTSSASPAAAYTNTRSPGKTTTATAIPLLLLVAITLLC from the coding sequence ATGGCACAGCAGGTGGCCACCAAGCTCAAGCTCAAAGTGAAAGCTCCGTCTGAGAAGAGGAGAGGACACGCAGCAAGCTCCAATCAACGGACACCCCATGTCCATATTCTCTTGCTCCTTTTCCCAAGCATTATTATTTGTCTACTGGTTTGTGCGGCTTGGCCCAACACAAGCAGACCCTCGACTCGAcattcctcctccttctcctcttcTTTATATGCAAATCTGCAGTCAAAGTGGGAGTCCGGCCAGTCCACCCATACACGCACGCATGCGCGCGCGCCCATGTCCTCCTCCTCTgctctccccctccccctccccttcttcttcttgcacctcctcctcctcctgtttCCGCCATGCTGCACCGGCTGCTcccgccacctcctcctccacgccggcgccaactcctcctcctcctcctctctcgcGGACATGCTCCAGGTCCAGGCCGGCGACGGCGCCAACGTTACCGACGGCCTCAGGCGCTACCTCGCGCGCTTCGGCTACGCGTCCGTCCCTGACGACGCCGACGGCCAGCTCGTGGTGAGGCTCTACCAGTCCACCCTGGGCCTCCCCGTCACCGGCCGCCTCGACAACCGCACCCTCGACCTCCTCGCCACCCCGCGCTGCGGCGTCCCGGACCTGCACCTCCAACCGAACGCCACCGCCCGCTTCGCCTTCTTCGAGGGCCAGCCGCGCTGGGCGCGCCAGCCGGGCCACTTCCTGCTCACCTACGCCGTCGTCTCCTCCTCGCCGCCCTACCAGCCGCTCCCCCTCCCGCGCAAGGCCGTGCGCAGGGCCTTCCGCCGCGCCTTCGCGCGCTGGGCGCGCGTCATCCCGGTGCGGTTCCGCGAGACGCGCGACTACAACATGGCGGACGTGCGCGTGGGGTTCCTCGCCGGCGACCACGGCGACGGCGAGCCCTTCGACGGGCCCCTCGGTGTGCTCGGCCACGCCTTCTCCCCGCCCAGCGGCCAGCTGCACCTCGACGCCGCCGAGCGCTGGGCCGTCGGAGACATGGCCGACGCGGACGCCGGCGCCGTGGACCTCGAGTCGGTGGCCACGCACGAGATCGGCCACGTTCTTGGCCTGGCGCACTCGTCCGTCCCGGACGCCATCATGTACCCGAGCCTCAAGCCGCGGACCAGGAAGACGGAGCTGACCCTGGACGACGTCCGCGGCGTGCAGGCGCTCTACGGCTCCAACCCGCGGTTCAGCCTCAGCTCCCTCTCAGAGCCCGACACCTCCTCCGCCTCCCCCGCGGCGGCCTACACCAATACCAGGTCGCCCGGGaagacgacgacggcgacggccATCCCGCTCCTATTGCTCGTCGCCATCACACTCCTCTGCTAG
- the LOC125511552 gene encoding uncharacterized protein LOC125511552, translating into MARAMDLTRGLPPASPGPRNCLAIQRFGAASVGRAEDSDRDPQEAQARPRRRRRFPTQDQQELSASPDPWTATTETPRSSLTSWASSTARSSALSTMISHRTR; encoded by the exons ATGGCCAGGGCCATGGATCTGACCAGGGGCCTCCCTCCTGCGTCTCCTGGGCCGCGCAACTGCCTCGCCATCCAGAGATTTGGAGCAGCAAGTGTTGGACGAGCAGAGGACAGCGACCGTGACCCGCAGGAGGCCCAAGCTCGACCTCGCCGGCGACGACGATTCCCCACACAAG ATCAACAGGAGCTCTCCGCCTCTCCAGATCCATGGACGGCGACAACCGAGACCCCACGCTCGAGCCTGACAAGCTGGGCGAGCTCGACGGCGAGGTCGTCCGCCCTGTCCACCATGATTTCCCATAGAACAAG GTAA
- the LOC125506456 gene encoding probable L-gulonolactone oxidase 4 has product MLVGATPSLAFQRGRSMEASRSSSLLPAALLLALSLLLSHRAGSSPPPDAVTCARGTSACTLANVYGSFPDRTACRAADAAFPRTEAELVAAVAAAAATKRKVKAVPRHSHSFPKLACPGGRKGTIISTARLNRTVSVDAATGLITVEGGMVLRDLIRAAAAAGLALPHSPYWYGVSIGGLLATGAHGSSLWGKGSAVHEYVVGMRIVTPAPASQGFAVVRELGADHPDLDAAKVSLGVLGVVSQVTLQLQPMFKRSVTFLERDDSDLAAQVAVWGHLHEFGDMTWLPRQGKVIYREDDRVDVSSPGDGLNDYLGFRSFPMLGLIIARVAEEHVEESNDMARCLAAGVLPASFPMQAYGFTNDGSSFTGYPVVGYQHRIQTSGSCIDAKDNLLRSSCPWDPRVRSLFFYNTGFSVTLSKAPTLVADMQRLRDLNPRALCSLDAKMGVLIRYVGASSAYLGKTEDSVNFDFTYYRSYTQGRPRAHSDVIDELEQMALRKYGAVPQWGKNRNFAFDGAIAKYAKAGEFLKVKERYDPDGLFSSEWSDHVLGIDGSPNIVQKGCAIEGLCICSHDSHCAPEQGYYCRPGKVYTEARVCSFRPTAHRDHNDEI; this is encoded by the exons ATGCTAGTAGGAGCTACTCCTTCCCTCGCATTCCAGCGTGGTAGATCGATGGAAGCTAGCAGGTCGTCCTCGTTGCTTCCGGCGGCTCTCCTCCTGGCCCTGAGCCTCCTCCTGAGCCACCGCGCCGGCTCCAGCCCTCCGCCGGACGCGGTGACctgcgcccgcggcacgtccgccTGCACCCTCGCCAACGTCTACGGCTCCTTCCCGGACCGCACCGCCTGCCGCGCCGCCGACGCCGCGTTCCCGCGCACCGAGGCCGAGCTGGTGGCCGCCGTGGCGGCCGCGGCGGCGACCAAGCGCAAGGTGAAGGCGGTCCCTAGGCACTCCCACAGCTTCCCCAAGCTGGCCTGCCCGGGCGGCCGCAAGGGCACCATCATCAGCACGGCGCGGCTCAACCGGACGGTCAGCGTCGACGCCGCCACAGGGCTGATAACCGTGGAGGGCGGCATGGTGCTCCGCGACCTgatccgcgccgccgccgccgcggggcTCGCGCTGCCGCACTCGCCCTACTGGTACGGCGTCAGCATCGGGGGCCTGCTGGCCACGGGCGCGCACGGGAGCTCGCTCTGGGGGAAGGGCAGCGCCGTGCACGAGTACGTGGTCGGGATGAGGATCGTGACGCCGGCGCCGGCGAGCCAGGGGTTCGCGGTGGTCAGGGAGCTCGGCGCCGACCACCCGGACCTGGACGCGGCCAAGGTCTCGCTCGGCGTCCTTGGCGTCGTCTCCCAG GTTACTCTGCAGTTGCAACCGATGTTCAAGCGGTCCGTCACGTTCTTGGAGCGCGACGACTCGGACTTGGCAGCGCAGGTGGCCGTGTGGGGCCATCTGCACGAGTTCGGCGACATGACATGGCTGCCACGCCAGGGGAAGGTCATCTACCGCGAGGATGACCGTGTCGATGTCTCGTCGCCCGGCGATGGCCTCAACGACTACCTCGGCTTCCGCTCCTTCCCGATGCTGGGGCTCATCATCGCAAGAGTCGCGGAGGAGCATGTGGAGGAAAGCAACGACATGGCACGGTGCCTAGCCGCGGGGGTGCTGCCTGCATCATTCCCCATGCAGGCGTATGGCTTCACGAACGACGGTTCCTCCTTCACGGGATACCCGGTGGTCGGGTACCAGCACCGCATCCAGACGTCCGGCTCATGCATCGATGCCAAGGACAACCTGCTCCGCTCCTCATGCCCATGGGACCCACGCGTCCGGAGCCTCTTCTTCTACAACACTGGCTTCAGCGTCACGCTCTCCAAAGCCCCAACGTTGGTCGCCGACATGCAACGACTCCGCGACCTCAACCCGCGCGCCCTATGCAGCCTCGACGCGAAGATGGGCGTGCTCATCCGCTACGTTGGGGCCTCCTCCGCCTACCTCGGCAAGACGGAGGACTCGGTCAACTTTGACTTCACCTACTACCGGAGCTACACCCAAGGCAGGCCGCGTGCTCACTCTGATGTGATCGATGAGCTCGAACAAATGGCTTTGCGCAAGTATGGAGCAGTCCCGCAATGGGGCAAGAACCGCAACTTCGCCTTTGACGGCGCCATCGCCAAGTACGCAAAGGCCGGCGAGTTCCTCAAAGTGAAGGAGAGGTACGACCCAGACGGGCTCTTCTCTAGCGAGTGGAGCGACCACGTGCTCGGCATCGATGGTAGCCCCAACATAGTCCAAAAGGGTTGCGCCATCGAAGGGCTTTGCATATGCTCTCACGACTCGCACTGCGCGCCAGAACAAGGCTATTACTGTCGGCCTGGAAAGGTGTATACGGAGGCAAGGGTATGCTCCTTCCGACCCACCGCACACCGCGACCACAACGACGAAATATGA